The Fulvivirga ligni genome window below encodes:
- a CDS encoding glycoside hydrolase family 127 protein: protein MKLKNILLTAGAVCLLIACDKKEQPKLAVEKKVELQAEPFALHQVELLESPFTHAYEKDREWILLLKPDRLLYRFRKFAGLQPKDSIYGGWESRGVSGQTLGHYLSALAMGYDATGDKEFLDRANYIVDELADCQKAYGNGYVGAVPEHERIFKEVSNGDIRSAGFDLNGGWVPWYNLHKLFAGLIDVYLLTGNEKAKEIVTQLGDWAVNTVGSLSQDDFQKMLACEHGGMNESLTYLYGITGDKKYYDLAEKFNHKAVLDPIIHQNDQLEGLHANTQIPKLIGLGRQYEFSGDDSKRAGVEFFWNRVVNHHSYVIGGNSNFEHFGPADNLTGRLSTNSAETCNTYNMLKLTRELFTWDPQAQYADYYERALYNHILASQNPETGMITYYVNMASGEGKKFSHATEDFWCCVGTGLENHVKYGGNIYFHHQNTLWANLFIPSILNWEEQKTKIKLETNYPEESSMKYTITVDQPKELNIQLRWPAWAASKPLVRVNGEMVEVDGNPSSYISIKREWKDGDILEYELPMSIHTEDLRGDSSKKAILYGPLVLAADLGIKELNPEDIPSFVLNESTLESALEKKEGDDLMFRTVNVTKPSDAVLKPFYQIYKDNYAVYFDFMDEDGWQNKLAQLNAQKAAKEKLEKNTLDIVRIGEMQPERDHNFTGEKTEAGGTTEKWRHATDGGWFSYEMSLSDQNKNIALVCRYFGPDGGNRVFDIMVDNEKIATQQIKKNGQDYYFITYPIPNALLKGKKSIVVKFQAHPGATAGGIFGCRLINENADLDLSLI from the coding sequence ATGAAATTAAAGAATATTTTACTCACCGCAGGTGCTGTGTGTCTGCTCATAGCTTGCGATAAAAAAGAACAGCCGAAGCTGGCCGTAGAAAAAAAAGTAGAGCTTCAGGCTGAGCCATTTGCTTTACATCAGGTGGAACTATTGGAAAGTCCGTTCACTCATGCCTATGAAAAAGATAGGGAATGGATTCTATTGCTGAAGCCAGATCGACTGTTGTATAGGTTCAGGAAGTTTGCTGGTCTGCAACCCAAGGATTCAATCTATGGTGGTTGGGAGAGCAGAGGTGTTTCCGGTCAGACTTTAGGGCATTATTTGTCGGCACTGGCCATGGGATATGATGCTACTGGCGATAAGGAGTTTCTAGATAGAGCAAATTATATAGTTGACGAATTAGCGGATTGTCAAAAAGCCTATGGAAATGGCTATGTAGGCGCTGTGCCTGAGCATGAGAGAATATTTAAGGAGGTCAGTAATGGAGATATCAGATCGGCAGGCTTTGATCTTAATGGTGGCTGGGTGCCATGGTATAATTTGCATAAGCTTTTTGCAGGATTAATCGATGTGTACTTGCTCACTGGCAATGAAAAAGCCAAAGAAATAGTTACCCAATTGGGAGATTGGGCGGTAAATACTGTAGGCAGTCTTAGTCAGGATGATTTTCAGAAAATGCTTGCCTGTGAGCATGGAGGGATGAATGAATCTCTCACTTACCTATATGGCATTACCGGCGATAAGAAATATTATGATCTGGCCGAAAAGTTTAATCATAAGGCGGTCTTAGATCCAATTATTCACCAAAATGATCAGTTGGAAGGTTTGCACGCCAATACTCAGATTCCAAAATTGATAGGCCTTGGCCGTCAGTATGAGTTTAGTGGAGACGATAGCAAGCGGGCAGGAGTAGAGTTCTTTTGGAACAGAGTGGTAAACCATCATAGCTATGTAATAGGTGGTAACAGCAACTTTGAGCATTTTGGGCCGGCCGATAATCTTACCGGCAGGTTGAGTACTAACTCAGCAGAGACCTGCAATACTTACAACATGCTGAAGCTCACTCGTGAATTGTTCACCTGGGATCCTCAGGCTCAGTATGCAGACTATTATGAAAGAGCTTTATACAATCATATTCTGGCTTCTCAAAACCCTGAAACGGGCATGATTACCTACTATGTAAACATGGCTTCAGGTGAAGGTAAAAAATTCAGTCACGCCACGGAAGATTTCTGGTGCTGCGTGGGAACAGGTCTGGAAAATCATGTGAAATACGGTGGAAATATCTATTTCCATCATCAAAATACCCTTTGGGCTAATCTTTTTATTCCATCCATCCTTAATTGGGAAGAGCAGAAGACCAAGATAAAGCTGGAGACCAACTATCCGGAAGAAAGCAGTATGAAATATACGATTACTGTGGATCAGCCTAAAGAACTGAATATTCAACTGAGATGGCCTGCCTGGGCTGCTAGCAAGCCTTTAGTTCGGGTTAATGGAGAAATGGTAGAAGTAGATGGAAACCCATCATCTTATATTTCCATCAAAAGAGAGTGGAAGGATGGTGATATTCTGGAATACGAGCTACCAATGAGCATTCATACTGAAGATTTACGTGGCGACAGCTCTAAAAAGGCCATTCTTTATGGTCCACTAGTACTTGCGGCTGATCTTGGCATCAAAGAGTTGAACCCTGAAGATATTCCATCATTTGTATTAAATGAGAGCACATTAGAATCTGCTTTGGAGAAAAAGGAAGGTGATGATCTTATGTTTAGAACGGTGAATGTAACCAAACCATCTGATGCGGTGCTCAAGCCTTTTTATCAAATCTATAAAGATAATTATGCTGTTTACTTTGACTTCATGGATGAGGATGGCTGGCAAAATAAACTAGCACAGCTAAATGCTCAGAAGGCAGCCAAGGAAAAGCTGGAGAAAAATACGCTTGATATCGTGAGAATAGGCGAAATGCAGCCAGAAAGAGATCATAATTTCACAGGTGAAAAGACAGAAGCCGGTGGAACCACAGAAAAATGGAGGCACGCTACCGATGGAGGCTGGTTCTCTTACGAAATGTCATTATCTGATCAGAATAAAAATATAGCCTTGGTGTGCCGATACTTCGGTCCTGATGGTGGCAACAGAGTCTTCGATATCATGGTAGACAATGAAAAGATTGCCACGCAGCAAATAAAGAAAAACGGCCAGGATTATTATTTCATCACTTACCCCATTCCTAATGCCTTGTTGAAGGGGAAGAAATCTATCGTAGTCAAATTTCAGGCCCATCCCGGGGCCACAGCGGGCGGTATATTTGGTTGCAGGCTCATTAACGAGAATGCTGACCTTGACTTAAGCCTGATCTAA
- a CDS encoding RICIN domain-containing protein: protein MLNLENRASNRLFNLVLFFSFFTCVFNTYSQQVTLSKQEYYDKTLAMLIGTCGGVVTGYEYLKVYNTPNGFYQPGATVKQPVEFLLGLPDDWFILLNGTLGGTTKDEYNYFSNYQPGIIYSDDDQHVEVFNQHILEQYGPSVAFEDIKKEWITHDLRDFGGTADALGLINSKNLIAPLMGQREHGNYGHWLPECYIEHEMVGANFPGMPNKAAEYVAKFASMSGQGENLLWGQYWAAAHAIAYFETDARVVVEKALGVLPQNCYAREMYDIAVSLHQKYPNDWRAAVRELWNDHRRGVYAVGSDKVHLQPEVNHGLGLLAVFYGENNYMETLKICSLAGGDGDCTAANICGMMGIIKGMSGTPQAFVDNIYANGNGKWINDMNHALHMDKDFPVEHKFTDLTSLFQRNMERMLRAYGGTVAGNTYNVNRETANIPSIATQNWDFEMGDFTNWNVWGSAGNSNAVFVERQCNNGTKACFAATGEYKGTVITGSDQDDAKLYQTVTGLTPGATYKVEARMNSTAGRQARFYADNYGGPYIYTSIYNHLSDFPYRYLYVTLGPNSTSMDVGMHTPPTTNPGKWANLDDIVITQVPTLPSVSYESENAVLNAVRLYNSSSASGGSYVGGIDSNTSSIEFQNVSASYSGEHMVRIFYANATTSMGLHQLQVNGVSLGNVEYPDSGPWGQFSQNFIEAPVRLNEGSNTIKLTRVANYAEIDKIEVLAAFDGNKPADDSGILTGGVYKIINRNSNKSLDLGSSGQNNGDNLLQWDYFGSNNQKFRLEEVSHGVYAIYPLHSNKSLDVLGVSMANGATVVQWDYLGGGNQQWAVVSTGDGFFKLINNNSGKVMEVANASVQNGADVRQWQYTGGAHQQWKLEKLADPAPNQVVSGGVYRMINKMSGKSLDIDAMSQNNLAQLIQWEYLGNLNQQYKVELTNGGFYRITPMHSGKSLEIENSLTTNGAFVKQFDYWGGHNQQWSIIPESNGYYRIINRHSGKAMDVLGLNTNNGAKVGQWDFVGGDSQLWRFERDFSKPSGFAREESPESKLDSQFNVFPNPTEGKLTVQLPKLQSQINVKLLTIDGKELLHKDYENTQQIELETSSLGHQGMILLKISSGDYSRCEKILLK from the coding sequence ATGTTAAACTTAGAAAATAGAGCCTCTAATAGGCTCTTTAATCTGGTATTATTTTTTTCTTTTTTTACGTGTGTTTTTAACACTTATTCGCAGCAGGTTACTCTTTCCAAACAAGAGTATTATGACAAAACACTGGCTATGCTCATTGGTACATGTGGTGGTGTAGTCACGGGATATGAATATCTGAAAGTATACAATACGCCTAATGGGTTTTACCAGCCCGGAGCTACTGTGAAACAGCCCGTTGAGTTTCTTTTGGGCCTTCCTGACGATTGGTTTATCCTGTTGAACGGTACTTTGGGCGGCACCACCAAAGATGAATACAATTACTTTTCGAATTACCAGCCTGGCATTATCTACTCTGATGATGACCAGCATGTAGAAGTATTCAACCAGCATATCCTGGAACAGTATGGCCCCTCAGTGGCTTTTGAGGATATTAAGAAGGAATGGATTACCCATGATCTGCGTGATTTTGGAGGTACAGCTGATGCCCTAGGCCTAATTAACAGTAAAAATTTAATTGCTCCTTTAATGGGCCAGAGGGAACATGGTAATTATGGGCACTGGCTCCCGGAATGTTACATCGAACATGAAATGGTGGGCGCCAATTTTCCAGGTATGCCCAACAAGGCAGCTGAGTATGTAGCCAAGTTTGCCAGCATGTCGGGCCAGGGAGAGAATCTGCTTTGGGGGCAATATTGGGCAGCAGCTCATGCTATCGCCTACTTTGAAACGGATGCTCGTGTGGTGGTAGAAAAAGCACTGGGCGTATTGCCGCAAAATTGTTATGCCCGGGAAATGTATGATATAGCCGTTTCTTTACATCAAAAATATCCTAACGACTGGCGAGCGGCTGTCCGTGAGCTGTGGAATGATCACAGAAGAGGCGTATACGCAGTAGGGTCAGATAAAGTGCATTTGCAGCCAGAAGTGAATCACGGCCTTGGATTACTGGCCGTGTTCTATGGGGAAAATAACTACATGGAGACCCTCAAAATCTGCTCACTGGCTGGTGGAGATGGAGATTGTACTGCCGCTAATATTTGCGGTATGATGGGGATTATCAAAGGAATGTCAGGCACACCCCAGGCTTTTGTTGATAATATTTATGCTAATGGAAACGGTAAGTGGATCAACGATATGAACCATGCATTGCATATGGATAAAGACTTTCCTGTGGAGCATAAGTTCACCGATCTTACCAGTTTGTTCCAAAGAAATATGGAGCGTATGCTTAGGGCTTATGGTGGCACTGTCGCTGGAAATACCTATAATGTAAACAGAGAAACAGCCAATATCCCTAGCATTGCCACTCAAAACTGGGATTTTGAAATGGGTGACTTTACTAATTGGAATGTCTGGGGCTCAGCCGGTAATAGCAACGCTGTTTTTGTAGAACGACAATGCAACAATGGCACTAAAGCCTGCTTTGCGGCAACAGGAGAATATAAAGGGACCGTAATCACTGGCTCGGATCAGGATGATGCCAAGCTTTACCAGACGGTGACGGGATTAACCCCCGGAGCCACTTATAAAGTAGAAGCCCGTATGAATAGCACGGCAGGCAGACAGGCCCGCTTCTATGCAGATAACTACGGCGGACCATACATTTACACCTCCATTTATAATCATTTGTCGGATTTTCCTTATCGCTATTTGTATGTAACGCTTGGTCCTAATAGCACTTCCATGGATGTAGGCATGCACACGCCACCAACCACTAACCCAGGTAAGTGGGCTAACTTGGATGATATTGTTATAACTCAGGTACCCACCTTGCCATCAGTAAGTTATGAATCAGAGAATGCCGTGCTCAATGCTGTTCGTTTATACAATTCTTCATCGGCCTCAGGTGGATCTTATGTAGGCGGAATTGATTCCAATACCAGCTCCATCGAATTTCAAAATGTTTCTGCTTCTTACTCGGGTGAGCATATGGTAAGGATTTTCTATGCCAATGCTACTACTTCCATGGGCTTACATCAACTTCAGGTAAATGGTGTCAGCCTGGGTAATGTTGAATATCCTGACAGCGGCCCGTGGGGACAGTTTTCACAGAATTTCATAGAGGCTCCGGTACGCTTAAATGAAGGTAGTAATACCATCAAACTTACCAGAGTGGCCAATTATGCTGAGATTGATAAGATTGAAGTATTGGCGGCATTTGATGGAAACAAGCCAGCTGACGATTCTGGTATTCTCACTGGCGGTGTTTATAAAATCATCAACCGAAATTCAAATAAGAGTTTAGATCTTGGCTCTAGCGGCCAAAATAATGGTGATAACTTGTTGCAATGGGATTATTTCGGTAGCAACAATCAAAAATTCAGATTGGAGGAAGTGAGTCATGGTGTATATGCTATTTATCCGCTTCATAGCAATAAATCACTAGATGTTTTAGGTGTTTCAATGGCCAATGGAGCTACGGTGGTGCAGTGGGATTATCTTGGTGGAGGCAACCAGCAATGGGCTGTAGTGAGCACCGGCGATGGATTCTTTAAGCTGATTAACAATAATAGTGGCAAGGTGATGGAAGTGGCAAATGCCTCTGTTCAAAATGGTGCTGACGTTAGGCAATGGCAATACACCGGAGGAGCACACCAGCAATGGAAACTGGAAAAACTCGCTGATCCTGCTCCAAATCAGGTAGTTTCAGGTGGTGTTTATAGAATGATCAATAAAATGAGCGGCAAGTCATTAGATATCGATGCCATGTCACAAAATAACCTGGCGCAACTCATTCAGTGGGAATATTTGGGCAACCTGAATCAACAATACAAAGTAGAACTGACCAATGGAGGTTTTTACCGAATAACACCCATGCATTCCGGCAAGTCACTTGAGATAGAGAATTCACTGACCACCAACGGTGCTTTTGTAAAGCAATTCGATTATTGGGGTGGCCACAATCAGCAGTGGTCTATCATACCTGAAAGTAATGGTTATTACAGAATAATTAATCGTCATAGCGGGAAGGCCATGGATGTTTTAGGGCTGAATACGAATAACGGAGCCAAGGTAGGGCAGTGGGACTTTGTTGGTGGAGATAGTCAGTTATGGAGATTTGAGCGAGATTTTTCTAAGCCATCAGGTTTTGCCAGAGAAGAATCACCCGAAAGTAAATTGGATTCTCAATTTAACGTATTTCCTAATCCTACCGAGGGCAAGCTCACGGTTCAATTGCCTAAATTACAGTCTCAAATCAATGTGAAATTACTCACTATTGATGGGAAAGAGCTCTTGCACAAAGATTATGAAAACACCCAGCAAATAGAGCTTGAAACATCTTCACTAGGTCATCAGGGTATGATTTTATTGAAGATCAGTTCGGGAGACTATTCCAGATGTGAAAAAATATTATTGAAATAA
- a CDS encoding family 43 glycosylhydrolase, whose protein sequence is MRNLLYLLLLLLSANVMAQSSKQEPKMKFGDTSRLGRPFSKDPHVVNFKGRYLMYYSTPPNDKFKGWGIGIAESHNLTSWKPIDHIAAEYDYEAKGLCAPGALVRNDTVHLFYQTYGNWEKDAICHAWSVDGVHFQKNATNPIFRPQGSWTVGRAIDAEVGMFKGKFYLYFATRDTTMTTQMQGVAVAKGQSFDRDQWIQQGDGPVLAHKYPWEGECVEGASVITRGDEMYMFYAGAYNNQPQQVGLAKSKDGVHWERLSNKPFLENGDPGSWNSSESGHPHIFKDNDGKTYLFFQGNNDNGHTWMISKKEVLWNADGPYFKDNDCPK, encoded by the coding sequence ATGAGAAACCTTTTGTACCTTTTACTACTCTTGCTAAGTGCCAATGTAATGGCTCAATCTTCAAAGCAAGAGCCCAAAATGAAATTTGGTGATACTTCACGTCTGGGAAGACCTTTTTCCAAAGATCCGCACGTGGTAAATTTCAAAGGCAGGTATCTCATGTATTACTCCACTCCTCCCAACGATAAATTTAAAGGCTGGGGCATTGGCATAGCCGAAAGTCACAACTTAACTAGCTGGAAACCAATAGATCATATTGCCGCTGAATATGATTATGAGGCCAAAGGGCTGTGTGCTCCTGGGGCTTTGGTGAGAAACGATACAGTGCACCTTTTCTATCAGACTTATGGTAACTGGGAAAAGGATGCTATCTGCCATGCCTGGTCAGTGGATGGTGTTCATTTTCAGAAAAACGCTACCAACCCAATATTCCGACCTCAGGGCAGCTGGACGGTTGGCCGTGCTATAGATGCGGAAGTGGGAATGTTCAAAGGGAAATTCTATTTATACTTCGCCACCCGTGACACCACCATGACTACCCAAATGCAAGGTGTGGCGGTGGCCAAAGGACAATCTTTTGACAGAGACCAGTGGATACAACAAGGGGATGGACCTGTGCTTGCCCATAAATATCCATGGGAAGGAGAGTGCGTGGAAGGAGCTTCAGTGATTACCAGAGGCGATGAAATGTACATGTTTTATGCCGGTGCTTATAACAATCAGCCGCAGCAGGTGGGCCTGGCTAAAAGCAAGGATGGAGTACATTGGGAGCGTTTATCCAATAAGCCTTTTCTTGAAAATGGAGATCCCGGCAGCTGGAACAGTAGTGAGTCTGGTCATCCCCACATTTTTAAGGATAATGATGGTAAAACCTACCTCTTCTTCCAGGGAAATAATGACAATGGCCATACCTGGATGATTTCTAAAAAAGAGGTGCTATGGAATGCTGATGGACCTTATTTTAAGGATAATGATTGTCCTAAATAA
- a CDS encoding beta-L-arabinofuranosidase domain-containing protein, giving the protein MYSSLTLTLLFFLTLGLSPIGDREKDDAQPKSEANYLTNRSPLISSPYLELPLGAIKPHGWLKDQLVKQKQGMTGHLDEQYPLVMGKRNGWLGGDGDQWERGPYWIDGLLPLAYILDDEELKAKVKPWIEWSLNNQREDGYFGPIPPKQAYGHEDGIQRDNIEDWWPKMVMLKVLQQYYSATQDQRVIQLMTKYFKYQLKELPNTPLGHWTFWANRRGGDNLQVIYWLYNITGDKFLLDLAEIVHEQTFNWTDVFLNQEHLRTKGSLHCVNIAQGIKEPIIYYQQAKDSTYIRAVEKGFYDLMKFNGQPHGLYGGDEWLHGSDPTQGSEFCSAVEMMFSLESMLKITGMLDFAERLERVAFNALPTQANDDYTARQYFQQSNQIEASRKLRNFVQQNGGNTLCFGLLTGYPCCTSNMHQGWPKFVQNLWYATPEGGLAALVYAPSEVTAKVADCVEVNFIEETNYPFEESVKFTLQRASKKKVTFDFDLRIPEWCSQAKVLVNGQEYATSKGGKIVTVSREWKKGDQVTLEFPMHIETERWHERALSVKRGPLVYALKVEEEWKKVENKKDPQWYGDFYYEVYAKSPWNYGLLRQDHLVSTMTFSAKQVNGYPWNLENAPLEIKATAKRVSRWQEYNGMAGPIPYSPNWEPNQEVEEITLIPYGCTTMRISEFPEVW; this is encoded by the coding sequence ATGTATTCTTCCCTTACCTTAACGCTGCTGTTTTTTCTCACTTTAGGCCTGAGTCCTATTGGTGATAGAGAAAAAGATGACGCTCAACCTAAATCTGAAGCTAATTACTTAACCAACCGCAGTCCTTTAATCAGTTCACCTTATCTGGAGTTACCTTTGGGAGCTATTAAGCCCCATGGCTGGCTAAAAGATCAGCTGGTGAAGCAAAAGCAGGGCATGACAGGCCACCTGGATGAGCAATATCCACTGGTGATGGGAAAAAGAAACGGCTGGCTCGGTGGTGATGGAGACCAGTGGGAAAGAGGACCTTATTGGATTGATGGTCTTTTGCCGCTGGCTTATATTTTGGACGATGAAGAGCTCAAAGCCAAAGTAAAGCCCTGGATAGAATGGAGTCTCAATAACCAGCGTGAAGATGGATATTTCGGGCCTATCCCACCCAAACAAGCCTATGGACATGAAGACGGCATCCAAAGAGATAATATTGAAGACTGGTGGCCAAAAATGGTGATGCTAAAGGTGCTTCAGCAGTATTACTCAGCCACTCAGGATCAGCGTGTTATACAGCTGATGACAAAATATTTTAAATACCAGTTAAAAGAATTACCAAACACCCCACTCGGCCATTGGACTTTCTGGGCTAACAGAAGAGGAGGCGATAATCTTCAGGTAATCTACTGGTTATACAACATTACTGGAGATAAATTTCTCCTTGATCTGGCGGAGATCGTCCATGAACAAACCTTCAACTGGACAGACGTTTTTCTCAACCAGGAACACCTAAGAACTAAAGGAAGTCTACACTGCGTGAATATAGCGCAAGGCATAAAAGAGCCCATCATTTACTATCAGCAGGCCAAAGACTCCACTTATATAAGGGCCGTTGAAAAAGGCTTTTATGATTTAATGAAATTTAATGGCCAGCCGCACGGCCTGTATGGAGGCGATGAATGGCTCCATGGTTCTGACCCTACTCAGGGCTCAGAATTTTGCTCAGCTGTAGAGATGATGTTCTCTTTGGAAAGTATGCTGAAAATCACAGGTATGCTGGATTTTGCCGAAAGGCTGGAGAGAGTAGCTTTCAACGCTCTCCCAACCCAAGCTAATGATGACTATACGGCAAGACAATATTTTCAACAATCTAACCAGATTGAAGCAAGCAGGAAATTAAGAAATTTCGTCCAGCAGAATGGAGGAAACACACTATGTTTCGGTTTACTTACTGGCTATCCTTGCTGCACATCCAATATGCATCAGGGATGGCCTAAGTTTGTACAGAATCTATGGTACGCTACGCCGGAAGGTGGCCTTGCTGCCCTGGTGTATGCTCCCAGTGAAGTGACTGCGAAAGTGGCTGACTGTGTTGAAGTTAACTTTATAGAAGAAACCAATTATCCTTTCGAAGAATCCGTAAAATTCACACTACAAAGGGCATCTAAGAAAAAAGTGACCTTTGATTTTGACCTTCGTATCCCTGAATGGTGTAGCCAGGCAAAGGTGCTGGTGAATGGACAAGAGTATGCCACCTCCAAAGGCGGTAAAATAGTTACTGTCAGTAGAGAATGGAAAAAGGGAGATCAGGTAACACTGGAATTCCCGATGCACATTGAAACTGAAAGGTGGCATGAAAGGGCACTTTCCGTTAAGAGAGGGCCGCTGGTATATGCCTTAAAAGTGGAGGAAGAATGGAAGAAAGTAGAAAACAAAAAAGATCCGCAGTGGTATGGCGACTTCTATTATGAGGTGTATGCCAAAAGCCCATGGAACTACGGCCTTTTGAGGCAAGATCATTTGGTCTCTACCATGACATTCAGTGCCAAGCAAGTCAATGGTTATCCCTGGAATCTGGAAAATGCTCCGTTGGAAATAAAAGCTACAGCAAAAAGGGTAAGCAGATGGCAGGAATATAATGGAATGGCAGGTCCAATACCTTATAGCCCCAACTGGGAGCCTAATCAGGAAGTAGAAGAAATCACATTAATACCTTACGGATGCACCACGATGAGAATCAGTGAGTTCCCGGAAGTTTGGTAA
- a CDS encoding DUF3823 domain-containing protein, translated as MMFKNNIKILLGLMAVVFFASCEKDNYDAPDVFFKGNIVYNGTPINVQHDQVRFQLWEPKYNSLLPIDVAIAQDGSFSSVLFSGSYKLTFPGGQGPYIPLVNGETNSDTINVNLNGIVEMDIEVLPYYMVNNSNFSISGRTISASADLEQVITGDDAKGIERVNLYINKTQFVSGGNNIRNSEIGGGDITGSSVNLSVDVPDLVPNQNYIYARIGLKIQGVEDMIFSPVEKIDL; from the coding sequence ATGATGTTTAAAAATAATATAAAAATACTTTTGGGATTAATGGCGGTGGTTTTCTTTGCGTCATGTGAGAAGGATAACTATGATGCTCCTGATGTTTTCTTCAAAGGTAATATTGTTTATAATGGAACGCCCATTAATGTGCAACATGACCAGGTAAGGTTTCAACTTTGGGAGCCTAAGTATAATTCTTTGCTACCTATAGATGTAGCAATTGCTCAAGATGGTTCATTTTCCTCAGTCTTATTCTCTGGGTCCTATAAGCTAACCTTCCCGGGTGGGCAAGGGCCTTATATTCCACTTGTGAATGGTGAGACTAATTCTGACACCATTAATGTCAATCTTAATGGAATTGTGGAAATGGATATTGAGGTGTTGCCGTATTACATGGTTAACAACAGTAATTTCTCCATTTCAGGTAGAACTATCTCAGCCTCTGCGGATCTTGAGCAAGTGATTACGGGAGATGATGCCAAAGGCATAGAAAGGGTAAATCTCTATATCAACAAAACTCAATTTGTAAGCGGAGGTAATAATATCAGAAACTCCGAAATTGGAGGAGGTGATATTACCGGGTCTTCTGTGAACCTGTCGGTTGATGTGCCAGATTTAGTGCCTAACCAAAACTACATCTACGCCCGCATAGGCTTAAAAATCCAAGGCGTAGAAGACATGATTTTTTCTCCTGTAGAAAAAATTGATCTCTAA